CCAATACATAGGTTGCTAATTCACATTTAAGAAGTTATAGATCACTTATTGGCACCCTAAGCGTTGTCTTCCCTGCGTCATGTACCGATACATTTAATGTTATTATATCTGTAAATCATCAACATACTTGCAATGTTAACAACTTTAATCAGTGCCTCTATAAAGTTtccttttcaatttaaaaatatgctCTTGTAAAAAGCTATACATACTTGTAttaatatgtattataattaaGAGTACATTGACAAGAATTACCACATTTGATAACTTTACTGTGagtatatcaaataattataatataccAGCATGTTTTATATAAGAAACAAGACTTGTCAACAGTCACTGAATAATTTATGCATATCGGCTTACCTCATTCCTGAAATCCCTTAAACGAACGATTTCTGCTTCTACTGAAAAGTCCGTAGGAGCCGGTTTATTTCCTGTGTGCCATATTGGGTCACCTTTCTTTGCACACAGAAGGGTACGATGTAGCGCCACTAAAAGAGTCATGTCGTAATCCTTTGATGATGTGACACCAGCTCCTGTACTTGGATAAAGCAATTCATATTGCGCCTTcgatataatattttttgtttgcagCTGATATAACTCTAATTTAACTGTCGTATCATTGAGATATGTCCTTGGGGTAGGAATATCTCTGTCGAACCTATACATCAGTACTGCACCTCCTCCGTCAACAACAAGATGGTAGAGTTTACACCTTCTTGTTTCTTCTTCAGTCAGATTCAGAAAGGCTGctgacatttttttcagttattctgAAAAGAATCAGACATCTGATACGTTACgttattttttttgaataactgaaaaatgaaattaaactacattatattattatatcatcAAGAAAATTAAACAACAATTATAGCCATACTATGGTCAGTTCTTCATAGTAAAAGTTTATTTGTACTTACTTTGTGAATTTAAAAGatgtttaattaattatttcacattattatagATAAAACGGTATAAAAAGACTGGGTGATGTTACTGCTCGTTTTGGTTTTAGGTTTACCTCAATGTATCTGTTAAGGTGTAATGATTTTTCTTACTGATATCTTAAACAATAATCATTGAAGACTGTGTCGTTCAATTTCATTGCAATCTGTCAATATTTGGCgacaatataaattaaaaaaccGTATGAAGTTGAAGTAAATGAATCAAATTTCGTAGCTCTTCAAGGACGACTGGGTGTAACAGCTAATCTGAGGTCCCAGAAACCACAAAACTAAAACAGTGATATTAGATTTACACCATTTCGCGCACATGCTAAAACTTAAACAAAGATCTTGAGTACAGTAAAAGAATCTGACGAATCGCTTATTGCAAAACATAAGTAGATTGAATAATTGAATTATGTTCTTGAATGTTGTGGCAAAATTGTATAATTAATGTGTAATGCATAAATTTGTCTGTATGCTATGGCAAGCAGATGTTTCACCAAGCGCTATAAAACGTGTCGCCATTTCACGATTACATGGTTTTATCAACATCACGTGATATGCTTTGAGGTGAGAAATCTTCAATCAACATGTCCGTAGTGCGGTCAGAACTCCTACTGATTTGAAAACTCAACAATGTAAAATGTCAGttaaatatcatcaaaacacTTACGTGCATTCCTTATGGAGACATAAGTAAATGCAAGTGAATAGACGACTGCTTTCAGAGCGAGCTGGTGTGTTTTGTAGACCTAAATGTGTGCACACATGGTTGAAATATCTAGCGCAttgttgaaaatatgaaactttACATGCGCTAAGTTACTTTCATGTATTAAGCCACGATGATTGAGAACTGTAATGGCAAATTTACGAtgttggattcagtgttgttatattttcggtcttttaggatcatggagtccatttagaGTCCATTTAATAGATGtgcaatagagttccgcttatgcCGGCGCTCGGGGGCTTGggaggttttgcacatttcattacctctctcatgaacagactcaatcaaaccgagtctgctattattctgtttggttgcattctatgcttccaaatgatcttttaacagattttattatgagTAACGTGATCACTTCTCTTTGGTATCGAAATAATTACAACggtaaaaatatcttaaatgcgAAACCTTTGACAACTCGACAGTGAGGATTTTACCTTCAAGCACTGTGCGACCATAATAGCAATTAGTTAAGATAATGGGTAAAAATTTCGAATTTTGCAGTGAGgcaataattattaaaaaaaaacactggtgCGAATGATATAGTTTTTTGTTATAAGGGAAGGACGAAGTTTATTACCTCGTTGCATAATATGAATTAAGAATCTGTTCCGTTCCTGAAAttgtttgctgttgttgttgttgttgtaattagTTCGTAGTACAGCAAcatgcaaatttatttttaactcaaacatttgaacatttactTGTCGGTCGCAAACTACTAATTTCGCAATATTGCGCGACTAATATAAtcgttatttaagaaataataagttctcaaacgtggtttatcgtagaataacccgagtttttgagttcttatgcgtaagaatatatcacgaagaccGTAGGCCTAAGTGaaatattgtttcgcataagaacgaaaaactcgggttattctacaataaatcacacttaggaacttattatttcgattctaacacgacatactagtatcaacaatgttagaactagatgcccacgggcaacatgtcgagcccgccagctgtcaaaaggactgggagttgcacatgacactccctgtctcattgaggcaaacatttatgccaaataaaaaaaagattgcaaaaagttacaatataagttatttaaagtaacaactaaaggacgtaaatcttaaaaaaaaaaaatattctaagtccacacaaaaatcctcacaagtagagataggtcaaacttcacctgaaaattggatgtaacatgcatgttgtactacagaaaagtggtcttgatttttccctacgaccagtaataaaaaagttccaaatataagctatttatagtaacaacaaagggaagtaattctaggatcttgcgcatgacactccgtctcatgatgatgaacaattgtgccaagttacatcaaaatccctttatgcatcaaaaagaaatgctccagacagagtcattcttgtatctgacttttgacctctaagtgcgaccttgaccttaaacctagggacctggttcttgcgcaggacactccgtctcttgatggtgaacatttgtgccaagttacatcaaaatccctccatgcatgaagaagaaatgctctggacaaagttgtcattcttgaatcctttgacctctaagtgtgaccttgaccttagacctagggacctggttcttacgcctgacactccgtctcatgctggtgaacaattgtgccaagttacatcaaaatccctccatgcatgaagaagaaatgctccggacaaagtcatttttgaatttgacctttgacctgtaagtgtgaccttgacctttgagataggaacctgtggtttgcgcatgCCACTCCGTcacactgaggttaacattcatgcccaatataaacaagattgctccatgcatgtcaaagttatggtccggacaaacaaatccggacggacgcacgcacgcacgcacgcacgcacgcacatacaccgaacagccattggacaactatgtcttcgtactgcaagtgggctcgacaaaaaatggTGACTagtttttacgaccgtgctacgcacctggatcggatgacgtcattgcacgcgagtggtttattgcagaataacccgagatagatttgctctaaatgtatgtaggttatttgcttgtcgtgttagaataatcGTTAATTCTGTAGATAAGCGATATCGACCCTCCACTATCTAGATCTGTGGGTTCCCATTACCTGCGATTTATTTACGTTTAGGATTTCCTAcactgagcaaaaaaaaaaaaaatcaagtcacCGCGCCGAATAAACAGCCCTCACCAAACCCAGACTCACAGCACGCGGACGTGCACTCGACAAGCACAGACCTGTTAgtaattttaagaaatgttcttattttttatctaagacaaaaacttaaaatacatgtagtataatGGTTTCTGTAGATAAAGGTTTTAGTATTCTGCAAATAGCAAACATATAGAGATATATTGAGAATTTAAAATCAATCTCAATGTTTTTCATAAGTTTCTTAATGCTATTAAATATTCCGGTGTAACATAACCATAACATAAAGATTCCATTTTCGCTTTTGACTTCCTAAAATATCTTGCTAATTTCAAATCAAGTTAAGGCTTAGTAAGATAGGATTTTTGATATACTCTTCgcagatatatgaatattgattttgtaactaaataaaaaaacattttacaaatatttaccgTTGTGTTCGCATTCCGTGTAGTGGTTGGTCTAGAATGAATTTTCTTCCTCTTTCGTTTTAATAGTATTGAACGAATCTGGGTCTTTGGCAGCGtattatttaattgcatttaacAATCAATTTCAGAATTTCCAAATTACGACCGAAACTGTTCAATGTAAACCGGGAAATGTTTTTTTCATTGACGgacatttattataaaattgaTTAATACTGTATAGGATAGTGAAAGCCTGTTTGCCTCAAGTGTGATTTGGTGTGTATCGTAGACCATAAGGATGAAACATACgtacataattgaaataattcAGCGCCGAGCTGAAATACATTTAACAACTCATAATTGGTTTACAAATATTATGGCAAATTTCGAATATTTAAGAAAACAGTGATGCGCGTGTACGTGAGCCTGTGTGTCGCTTTTGTGTGCGTTCATACTTGAACTGCTGTGATGTGCGAAGCTTGCGGTTTTGAAATGTGGTTTTTTCTTTTAAGTATCCATCCTTCTTACTCCTTTAAAATCCCCCATCTCCCATTTTTCTTTACGATATCATCATTTTTATATTGTGCGTCTTGATGCATAAGtttgctatatctttccactgcAATTTCTATTTGTACCGATGTGAGCTCTGACCGTGTTACTACCTTTGCTCTTATTCCTGGGAATCAAACGTTGCCGTTCtcgttttctttaaattataataGATATGTGCCATAATGCCTTTGTTTTCTGGTTAAAACAGATAAATTAGCTGTCTAAAATTTAGGATATGAATAATTTCTTACTTACAAAAGCATTACTTTCAATATTGCATATGCAGTTATATACTCAAAGCCATAAAGCTGAATGGTAAAGTGGGTTAACTAAACCAATGAAAGTCAGCACTATCATAGGAATAACATATTAATGCGTATACGTTTAATAGGTTTATTTTCGCGCTTAAAGACCTATACAGTATGActgaattaaatcaaacttttgcCTTTTTAGCGCCAAATGTTACATCGACGTGGTGTCAGGTATTCTCGATTACACGGAAATGGGCATGCGTGATCAAAAATGCAAACCTATGTGAGAATATTGGAAACAggatgtgtgtgtgtatgtgtgtgtgttcgggtttaacgtctttcgcaacaatttttcagtcatatgaacgacggtgtctacttgtagcagtgagcaaaatGCTCAacattatagtgctgcctcactagattatcacaccgtagacacatgacatgataccccacccagtcacattatactgacaccgggctgaccagtcctagtactatcctcttaatgctgagcgccaagcgaggaagctactagtaccgtgttttacgtctttggtatgacgcggccagggatcgaacccacgacctcccgcactcgaagcggacgctctaccactaggctatccgAAAATAAGATAGGTAAAAGTCattaatatatttgattttcataACAAAACGTGAGGCAGCCATATTGTAAACAAAGACAAATGACCTTTCATGCTAAACAAGAGGATTATGTTGATTCGGATTGTGAAATACGTCATGCataataacaaaatgtaaaatgatataaCTGTTTCGTTCCCGAACTTGTTTATTGTTGTGTTATTAGTTTGTACTGCAGCAGTATGTAAATTTGTTCCAAAACATTTACGCTACTAACGGTTAAACAGGGTGGATAGGCGATAGAGCGACCTTGTACTACTCAGGTTCCCATTAACTGTATTCTATTAACGTCTGGTATTTCCACTATGCAAGATCTATTTATAGCCGAaggttatatttatttttattttgttctattGAATGCTTATACCTGTGCAAGTATTTAACTCTAACGTTACTTTAATTCAAAATAGCAATTCATTAACATTTACGATCGCACTGTTGCACTATTCAtactttttcatatcttttagaaAGGCCGAAAGTGTTTGAACAGTGTTACAATATTGGTAGTGCAAAAAGTAATATGTCCCAAGGAACATTTTATTAATGTGTAGACGTCTAATAAGTGTGTAAAATTTCGTGCCTAAGAACTATACAATATGCAGTAGGTGTCAGTTAAATGTAACCAAATTCTGTTATTTGATTTCGACTCTAAAACGTATTTATATTAAATGGTAGATCAAATGTAATTGCACTCTTTCTTGGCGCTTATATGGCGCAAAATGATACGTCGGGTGGTGTCAGATATTCGTGTTTAACGGAAATGTGCATCAAGACTCGAATTGAATGCACacttatgcaaaatatagataaattaaatcaaaaatagGATAATATTTAGAATGGAATTCATATATGAGTTATATTCATAGCAAAGCATGTGGTAGctatattttaaacagacaaacgaCCTTTCAAATGTGTTACATCTACGGCTGTCGATTTATACAGCATTTTATGCTAAAGAAGAGAAGGATTTTGTTAATTTGGATTGTAAAATACGTCAtgcataataataaaatttaaaataccttTTCTCTTACAGTCACCTAAGTATGCAATTGTAAGCTCGggcatctgtccgtccgtcattaaTTCGTGTCCGGAGAATAACTTTACAACCAtaaaaggtattgactttaaacttggcatataggtaaaTGGATATAGGACAATGTACAAAGCGCTTGAACCGGCGCTGTAGTTAAGGTTAAGGGCTCCAATtaagctaaaaggtcaaaactgtccatattttgtgtttggagcataacttattaaccaagCAAGGTACTTGCTTCGAACTTGGATTGTAGGTTTGTgataataagacgatgtgccgATTGCATCAATTATGTTGGCAGAAAGGTCTACCTTTACGACCCTGCACTGTTAGCTGTTTGGTCAGTAAATGTTAAGTGAACACCCCTCAAATATTCAATGGTATAGCCCAAATGAAAtattggaccagtccattttagaaattcagcaggctgaaggtcaaaggttatggCATGAACGTGTATGAATATGTGTAAGTTTGTTTGCAGCTTATTTACCAGGCGTTAAAAAGCGTGTCGCCATTTCACGATCATACGGGTTAACTATTATCACTTGATTTGCTTTTCTTTGATAAAATTCCTGCCGTAATATCTTTAATCGGAAGATCCGTTGTGCGGTCGGAACTCCTATTTGTAAATTCAACATTCAATATTTCTAAACACTTACGTGCATTCTTTATGGAGATATGGGTAAACGAAAGTGGATAGACGACTGATTCAAGAGCGAGCTGCTGTGTGTGTAGACATAAATATGGTTGAGATATCTAGCGCcttgctgaaaatataaaattttacatatactaaGTTGCTTTCATGTATTCAGCCACGATCGACTGATAACTAAAATGGGAAATTTACAATGTTTAGAAGTACTGTGATCAATTCCCTTTGATATCTAACCAACTAATTACAACGGTAATAATATCTTAACTGCGAAATCTTTGACAATGCGACAGTGAAATTTTTAACTTTAAGCACTGTACGATCAAAGTAGCAACTGgttgaaataaagtataaacatTTCGAAATTCCAGTGAGGCAATGACTAAAACAACTAGCGTAAATAATTTAGTTTTATGTTATAAGGGAAGGACTAAGTTAATAACCCCATTGCATAATATGAACTAAGAAACGGTTCCTGTAATTGTTTATTGTTACTGTAATTAGTTTGTACTGCAGCAGCATGCAAATTACTTTTAACTCAAACATTTGAACATATACTTGTCGGTCGCAATCTACGTCATTCGAATAattgtgtgattttttttaacaattattccTGTAGACAGGCGATATCGACCGTCTACTATCTAGATATGTGGGTTCCCATTACCTGTATTTCATTTACGTTTAGGATTTCCTACACCtgagcaaaaaagaaaaagaaacagccCTCCCAAAACCGCAACTCAcagcacgcggacgtgcacacgACCAGCACAGACCTATTAGTAATTTAAGGAATGTTCTTATTTCTGATCTAAGACAAAAACTAAATATATGTAGTATGATTTCCATGGTTTCCGCATGTAAAATCTTACAAAGTTTTAAATATTCTGCAAATAACATATAGAGATATATTCTGaatttaaaatcaattcaaatgTTTTTTCATCAGTTTCTAAATGCTACGAAACATTCCGGTGCACCTTAACGATGAAATAACATAACGATCCCATTTTTGCTTTCGACTTCCAAAATATCTAGCTAGTTTCGACTTACTAAGATTGAAATTTAGATATACTCTTtgcaaatatatgaatatattgattttgttaataaataaaatacattttataaatatttaccgtTGTGTTCGCACTCTGTGTAATGGTCGGTCTTGGTTACGCGTAAGCTCTTTCGTTTAAACAGAATTGAACGGATCTGGGTCTTTGCCAGCGAATTATCTAAATGcatttaacaaataattttaaaatttccaaagtATGACCGAAACTGTTTAATGTAAATCATGAAATGTTTTTCATTGACGAACATTTGTTATAAAATCTAGCCATTGGTATATGTAGGATAGTAAATGCTTTGAGATATCTGTCTGTAAAATAGACGTACGCACGCAcatgcacacgcacacgcacacgtaCACGCACACGCGCGCGCACTTGAACAgaaataatgtaaaaagttattttcgaTATTATTAATCTTGTTCATTTCAAGATGACTAATTACTCTTGTTAACTGCGCTGACGTTTCAAATGGAGTGAAAGAGAAAGTAACCTtcgaaatatacatttttgtaagtataagaaaatgataaaatgaactGTTattaaatcagaaatatttttcgtacttattttgttaggtttaacgtcgcactaactcaattttaggtcatatggcgactttcaagctctgatggtggaggaagacctaaggtgctcctccgtgcattatttcatcacgagcgggcacgtgggtagaactaccgaccttcaaTAAGCCAGCTGGACGACTGAATTCAACGCACCGAGAGAGGcccgaaccaacatcgatgaggggcaagtgattttaagtcagcgaccttaaccactctgccacggaggccctttacataaaaaataaatagtatttacTTTTGTATTACTCTTAATTTTTCTATAGTCTAGGGCAAATATTTGCCaacctgggcccagttgttcgaaactttaacaggcgattaagctaacgatTGATTAACTTTTATGGtcatttttcgacattttagaagacttagaaaaacaaatgtatgagttaagaattatggactttgaaaaatctttacaataaaattaaaacatcatactagatTCTCCCATCAAGACTAGTGTTTTGAATCATAATTTAaccagcggttagtttaacagccggttaaagtttcgaacaactgggcgcAGATGGAATGGTCAAGCCGACTACGGTAGCCCCATGtttttataacaattatattCATCCAGAACATCCTTAATTTTTCAGAATCAGTAAAGCATTACCTTCCGGATAAAGCGTTGTTGTACAGTTGCAAATTTTCACAGAGGTTTGAAATTATCTTCAAAGTTATGACGTTAAGCTACCATATTCAAATATGTCTATGCCCTTATAATGATCAAAACATAAATAGTAGTATAGGAAGGTAATATAGCATTAGCCTGCGCATTTTTGCAGCGAGAAAATGTTGTAATATGAACAtggcaatattttttattatgacAATCTTCCAACTGAATTGTCTTTTGCAaagttattaaacgttttattagaTGCGGTTATGACCCGAATGGTTCTAGACAGATTGTATgttgttcaacccttttacatacatgtactatgaaCATATTGATCTCTGACATTGCATTGGAAAATAAATCGTAAACTCgagtaataaatataaacatatcggatatatagtaaaataatatTGAGTACATATAAAATGATCTACAATatctatttatatctatttttcaaaaatacaacaaatgttttGTACTTTCGGTTTTTACAAAATGTATCCGGATAATTGAATAAACGAACggttagaattaaaaaaaaaaccacaaacattttataacaaatgaATGAGAAGTTAAGAAGTAATATGCAACGTTACAGATactttttttgcttaaaattagcattaaaataataattacgAAACGAAAAGAAATGTACCATTTTATTGTACGTCCACCGTGTTTAACCGGCAGTTCCAATGTGCGTTCAAAGAGAGTAAAATATTATTATAGTATCAAATTAATATCACTGCTAaaacactgacctccagatcgtacaacaaaaaagaaaacgtttAGACATCAgaaatttatttctgtatttctgaagaaggAAATCTTAACTAAGTTACGTCTCTTCCTAGTAATTACCGCCCAATCTCCCTCTTAAATACCATTGAAAAAGTTTTTGAACGtcttattttcaaacatgttttcaatCACCTTCATGATTCTCGTTTTCTAACTCCAGTGCAATTTGGTTTCATTCCAGGTGACTCAACAGTCAATCAACTTGTCTTCATATATGACACTCTCTGCAAAGCTCTCGATAACGGTCTTGAGATGCGTGTGGTCTTCTTCGATATCAGCAAAGCCTTTGAGAAAGTCTGGCACAGAGGACTACTTTGTAAACTTAAACATGCTGGGATTACAGCAGCTCTCCTTAATTGGTTTGAAAATTCTTTCTAACAGACGTCAACGAGTTGTCCTTCCTGGAGTTAAATCAAACTGGGCTTATGTAAAAGCTGGCGTTCCCCAAGGATCAATCCTTGGTCCCTTACTATTCCTTATCttcataaatgatattgttgATGAAATAAGATCATGTGTTAATCTTTTTGCTGACGACACAAGTCTCTACGTTATAGTTGAACAACCAGATACCGCGGCAGGTCTTCTTCAGTCTGACATTCAAACAATATCTTCGTGGGCAGATAAATGGCTCGTCACATTTAATTCTTCCAAATCCGAAACTTTGTTGATATCAAGACAACGAAATGGTCAACCACACCCTCCTCTTCAAATGTATAATCAGTACATACCCGAAGTAACTGACCACAAACATCTGGGTGTATTCTTGTTAAGTGATTGCTCCTGGCATCCTCAAATCaactacattttagaaaaagcGTGGAAGAGGGTTAACATTATGCGCAAATTGAAATTCTCACTTGATCGCAGATTTCTTGAAATTGTATATCTCTCTTTCATAAGACCTTTATTTGAATATGCTGATGTGGTGTGGAGCAATTGTACTAGATATGAACTGGACCAACgtgataaaattcaaaatgaatgtttACGCATTGCATCTGGTGCGACTAAGCTCATCTCAATAGAAAATCTACAAAGAGAAATACATTGGGAAACTCTCTCAGAAAGACGCTATAAACATAGACTCATCTTGTTCTTCAAAATGAAGTCGAATTTGACCCCAACATATCTGTCTTCTCTCGTTCCTGGCTCAGGTGACACACGCTACAATTTAAGAAACTCAGACAACATCCGCAAGAACaacactttatttaaattcatttttgccTTCATCTGTACGTGATTGGAACCTGCTTAACCCTGATACTCGCAACTGTGAAACACTGTCTTCATTTAAACGAAACTTAACCAAGCGACGTACACCACTGTACTATTACGCTGGGGACAGGAAGTCTCAGGTTCTCCATACACATCTCCGTACTAAATGCAGTGCACTGAATTATCACTTGTTCCTTAGAAATATTTCTCCTAAACCATTATGCCAATGTGGCAGAATTGAAACTAATCATCACTTTTCTTTGAATGTACACTTTACAATGATTGCCGAAACGACTTTCTTAATAATCTGCGGAATTTTTACATTGACTTGGATACTGTTCTTTTTCGTAACCCATCCctttctgatcaggataacatgactatattctTTTACGTACAGTCATTCATATCGGACAGCAAGAAAGTCTTATAAGTCTTATAAGTCAAATGACCTCTTTTCTTTAAGACAAACTTCAACACCTCTATCTTTATCACGCAATAGATATCATTTCATTAGTATTACTTCACCTTACAACAACTCTGTCTTCTTTTACTAACCCTTTTcgtctttatttttctttaacaataaatACTGAACTGACAATCTTTGTACAATTATTTTCAGATAACATaatgacaacattttttttttctttcaagtccCATTTTAGCTATAAACTTATAGTATGTCTACAAGTTAATTGTCCgcgaaggagaagaattctataagacttgtctttcattcttatcctttcctaagttacaatattcactgtatgactatgtatcaatgtatatgtttactatttgggaataaatatgtttaaactaacttaGTTACGtacagaaaaaatgatattaaaacgcATATGAATAAGTTGGTTTTACTACTATGTatcttttccattcaaaattgtaaAGCATTGGTAACAGGACACCGGAGCTTAACTGCCTTAATATATAACAACCTTCCTAACTATCGATTTTGTCTTGATTTGACACATTTACGAAAGCTTAGAAACAAAACCTCATTTTTCAATGTTCGTATTTTGTCCAAACTTCAATTTTGCAAAAcgaccattttaagacaaaatctggaggtcagtatTTTACAACGTATTT
This is a stretch of genomic DNA from Mercenaria mercenaria strain notata chromosome 4, MADL_Memer_1, whole genome shotgun sequence. It encodes these proteins:
- the LOC128556191 gene encoding E3 ubiquitin-protein ligase DZIP3-like; the protein is MSAAFLNLTEEETRRCKLYHLVVDGGGAVLMYRFDRDIPTPRTYLNDTTVKLELYQLQTKNIISKAQYELLYPSTGAGVTSSKDYDMTLLVALHRTLLCAKKGDPIWHTGNKPAPTDFSVEAEIVRLRDFRNELMHSPKVGGLTEAQFETKWKEVSDVLSRFGSGMPGLQEKLEILKNDCLDKRFEKELLLKLEEWTAMDKAFGDEMMKTLQSNSLSGKNCDYQKRT